Proteins encoded in a region of the Corallococcus caeni genome:
- a CDS encoding S28 family serine protease, which produces MTRFFGRPLVLACALALGLQACGGSELPLEAAAPSAPEVQAQSLTQDAAPDILAQLQAVPGLTVVQERPAPAPGIRFFVLSYEQPADHLHPNGTRFQQRMTLLFRSAEAPTVLASTGYGISTFPYQTEPTYLVQGNQLLVEHRFFTPSIPQPANWRLLSIEQAAADHHRIVQALKPLFPGKWISTGGSKGGMTSLYHRAFFPRDVDATVAYVAPNSYGTQDPRYVKFLGKLGTPECREAIRVFQREVLERRAEVEPLFQAAGAAYGRTYDFLGVDKALEFTVLEFAFAFWQYGDASLCDLLPPKGGPAQGLVDLMDDVVGITYMSDGDLDYYAPYDFQAATQLGSYASAEEHLRGVQRYPRGYDPRALVPFDMKPYPFNPFAMPLVEGWVKAFGERILLVYGENDPWSTGAFSVSARNDSYRFFEPGGNHSARITGLPEADQAVALERLRTWAGLPAEDTATLGLRARSVKAAELPVTTGVVDRRRGPPRD; this is translated from the coding sequence ATGACGCGTTTCTTCGGTCGTCCCCTGGTGCTCGCCTGTGCGCTGGCGCTGGGGCTGCAAGCGTGTGGTGGCAGTGAGCTTCCCTTGGAGGCGGCGGCCCCGAGCGCGCCGGAAGTCCAGGCGCAATCCCTCACACAGGACGCGGCGCCGGACATCCTGGCCCAATTGCAGGCGGTTCCCGGCCTCACGGTGGTGCAGGAGCGGCCCGCACCCGCGCCGGGCATCCGGTTCTTCGTGCTGAGCTATGAGCAGCCGGCGGACCACCTGCACCCGAATGGCACGCGCTTCCAGCAGCGGATGACGCTGCTCTTCCGGAGCGCGGAGGCGCCCACGGTGCTGGCCAGCACGGGGTATGGCATCAGCACGTTCCCGTATCAGACGGAGCCCACCTACCTGGTGCAGGGCAACCAGCTGCTGGTGGAGCACCGCTTCTTCACGCCCTCCATCCCGCAGCCCGCGAACTGGAGGCTGCTGAGCATCGAGCAGGCGGCCGCGGACCACCACCGCATCGTCCAGGCCCTCAAGCCGCTCTTCCCGGGCAAGTGGATCAGCACCGGCGGCAGCAAGGGCGGCATGACGTCGCTCTACCACCGGGCGTTCTTCCCGCGCGACGTGGACGCCACGGTGGCCTACGTGGCGCCCAACAGCTACGGCACGCAGGACCCGCGCTACGTGAAGTTCCTGGGCAAGCTGGGCACGCCCGAGTGCCGTGAGGCCATCCGCGTCTTCCAGCGCGAGGTGCTGGAGCGGCGCGCGGAGGTGGAGCCCCTCTTCCAGGCCGCGGGCGCGGCGTATGGCCGGACCTACGACTTCCTGGGCGTGGACAAGGCGCTGGAGTTCACCGTCCTCGAGTTCGCCTTCGCGTTCTGGCAGTACGGCGACGCGTCGCTGTGCGACCTGCTCCCCCCGAAGGGCGGCCCCGCGCAGGGGCTGGTGGACCTGATGGATGACGTCGTGGGCATCACGTACATGAGCGACGGCGACCTGGACTACTACGCGCCCTACGACTTCCAGGCCGCCACGCAGCTGGGCAGCTACGCGTCCGCGGAGGAGCACCTGCGCGGCGTCCAGCGCTATCCCCGGGGCTATGACCCGCGGGCGCTCGTGCCCTTCGACATGAAGCCATATCCCTTCAACCCCTTCGCCATGCCGCTCGTGGAGGGCTGGGTGAAGGCGTTCGGCGAGCGCATCCTGCTGGTCTACGGAGAGAACGACCCGTGGTCCACGGGCGCGTTCAGCGTGAGCGCGCGCAATGACTCGTACCGGTTCTTCGAGCCGGGCGGCAATCACAGCGCCCGCATCACCGGCCTGCCGGAGGCGGACCAGGCCGTGGCGCTGGAGCGGCTGCGGACCTGGGCGGGGCTGCCGGCGGAGGACACCGCGACCCTGGGCCTGCGCGCCCGGAGCGTGAAGGCCGCGGAGCTGCCCGTCACCACGGGCGTGGTGGACCGCCGCCGCGGCCCGCCGCGCGACTGA
- a CDS encoding LysR family transcriptional regulator gives MASTPLNALNAFLAVGRRRSFAAAAVELGISPSALSQQVRQLEARLGVPLLTRTTRSVALTDAGQRLLERAGPSVEQALEALEAATASAGEVTGRVRLSVPGISLATVVTPILLRFAQRHPQVEVDLRIEDRMVDIVAEGLDAGIRPFEIVERDMVQVRLSKRFRYVVVGAPAYLKRRGTPQRPEELLDHDCLNIRLPSTGARYAWELERGKKTWRIPVRGPVLAAHEGVLVAMAEAGLGLMYAFEPTLVPRLKRGTLKLVLEPYAAWQEGLFLYFPSRAQVSPAFRAFLDVAREVTAERA, from the coding sequence ATGGCCTCCACTCCCCTCAACGCCCTGAATGCCTTCCTCGCCGTGGGACGCCGGCGCAGCTTCGCGGCGGCGGCCGTGGAGCTGGGCATCTCGCCGTCCGCGCTGAGTCAGCAGGTGCGCCAGCTGGAGGCCCGGCTGGGCGTGCCGCTGCTCACCCGGACGACTCGCAGCGTGGCGCTGACGGACGCGGGGCAGCGGCTGCTGGAGCGCGCGGGACCTTCCGTGGAGCAGGCGCTGGAGGCCCTGGAGGCGGCCACCGCCAGCGCGGGCGAGGTGACGGGGCGCGTGCGGCTGTCCGTGCCTGGAATCTCCCTGGCCACCGTCGTCACCCCCATCCTGCTGCGCTTCGCCCAGCGCCATCCCCAGGTGGAGGTGGACCTGCGCATCGAGGACCGGATGGTGGACATCGTGGCGGAGGGGCTGGACGCGGGCATCCGCCCGTTCGAGATCGTCGAGCGGGACATGGTGCAGGTCCGCCTGTCCAAGCGCTTCCGCTACGTCGTCGTGGGGGCTCCCGCGTACCTCAAGCGCAGGGGCACTCCCCAGCGCCCTGAGGAGCTGCTGGACCACGACTGCCTGAACATCCGCCTGCCCTCCACGGGAGCCCGGTACGCGTGGGAGCTGGAGCGCGGCAAGAAGACCTGGCGCATCCCGGTGCGAGGCCCCGTGCTCGCCGCCCACGAAGGGGTGCTGGTGGCGATGGCGGAGGCGGGCCTGGGCCTCATGTATGCCTTTGAGCCCACCCTCGTGCCGCGCCTCAAGCGCGGCACCCTGAAGCTCGTCCTGGAACCGTACGCGGCGTGGCAGGAGGGGTTGTTCCTCTACTTCCCCAGCCGCGCCCAGGTGTCCCCCGCGTTCCGCGCCTTCCTCGACGTGGCCCGCGAGGTGACAGCCGAAAGGGCCTGA
- a CDS encoding NAD(P)-dependent alcohol dehydrogenase, with protein MIPARGYAAPDARSPLAPFSFERREPGPRDVQLEILYCGVCHTDLHMARDDWGFSPYPLVPGHEIVGRVVRVGRDVTRFRPGDLAGVGTMVDSCRACADCQDGYEQYCKVRGVLTYGSPEQDGKAFTQGGYSDSVVVDEHFALKVPANLDPAAVAPLLCAGITTYSPLRHWKVGPGQKVGVVGLGGLGHLGVKFALALGAHVTVFSHTDRKKQDALRLGAHEVVVSSRPEELAAKANSLDFILDTVSAAHDVNAYLGLLRRDGHLVLVGFPAKPLEVAPISLLSRRASFSGSGTGGLPETQAMLDFCGEHGIVSDIELIPIQAINEAFTRLEKGDVRYRFVIDLKSLK; from the coding sequence ATGATTCCCGCTCGCGGTTACGCGGCCCCGGACGCCCGGTCCCCGCTCGCCCCCTTCTCCTTCGAGCGCCGCGAGCCCGGCCCTCGCGACGTCCAGTTGGAGATCCTCTACTGCGGCGTCTGCCACACGGACCTGCACATGGCCCGCGACGACTGGGGCTTCTCGCCATACCCGCTGGTGCCGGGGCACGAAATCGTGGGCCGCGTGGTGCGCGTGGGCCGCGACGTGACGAGGTTCCGGCCGGGGGACCTGGCGGGCGTGGGCACGATGGTGGATTCGTGCCGCGCCTGCGCGGACTGCCAGGACGGGTATGAGCAGTACTGCAAGGTCCGCGGCGTGCTGACCTACGGCAGCCCCGAGCAGGACGGAAAGGCCTTCACGCAGGGCGGCTATTCGGACAGCGTCGTGGTGGACGAGCACTTCGCGCTGAAGGTGCCCGCGAACCTGGACCCCGCGGCGGTGGCGCCGCTCCTGTGCGCGGGCATTACCACGTACTCACCGCTGCGCCACTGGAAGGTGGGGCCGGGCCAGAAGGTCGGCGTGGTGGGGCTGGGCGGGCTGGGGCACCTGGGCGTGAAGTTCGCGCTGGCGCTGGGCGCGCACGTCACCGTGTTCAGCCACACCGACCGCAAGAAGCAGGACGCGCTGCGGCTGGGCGCTCACGAGGTGGTGGTGTCGTCGAGGCCGGAGGAGCTGGCGGCGAAGGCGAACTCGCTCGACTTCATCCTCGACACGGTGTCCGCGGCCCATGACGTCAACGCCTACCTGGGGCTGCTGCGGCGCGACGGGCACCTGGTGCTGGTGGGCTTCCCGGCGAAGCCGCTGGAGGTGGCGCCCATCTCGCTGCTCTCCCGCCGCGCCAGCTTCTCCGGCTCCGGCACCGGCGGCCTGCCGGAGACGCAGGCGATGCTCGACTTCTGCGGCGAGCACGGCATCGTCTCCGACATCGAACTCATTCCCATCCAGGCCATCAACGAAGCGTTCACGCGACTGGAGAAGGGCGACGTGAGGTACCGCTTCGTCATCGACCTCAAGAGCCTGAAATAG
- a CDS encoding TonB family protein yields the protein MLRLTKTAVVVLALALASGALAASGSPQLQTYFQGSVDSPAYQQQAFQRVAKAWKQPGPKGTPALGKKTIVQAVLDKDGKLVSTAILTESGAKAWDAAALAAVKKAAPFPPLPKSTTAATVEAHFHFAWVSSP from the coding sequence ATGCTCCGTCTGACGAAAACCGCCGTGGTGGTGCTCGCGCTGGCCCTCGCTTCCGGGGCGCTGGCCGCGAGCGGCAGTCCCCAGCTCCAGACCTACTTCCAGGGCTCGGTGGACAGCCCCGCCTACCAGCAGCAGGCCTTCCAGCGCGTCGCGAAGGCCTGGAAGCAGCCGGGCCCCAAGGGCACACCGGCCCTGGGCAAGAAGACCATCGTGCAGGCCGTGCTCGACAAGGACGGCAAGCTGGTCTCCACCGCCATCCTCACGGAGTCCGGCGCCAAGGCGTGGGACGCCGCCGCGCTGGCCGCGGTGAAGAAGGCGGCGCCCTTCCCGCCGCTGCCCAAGAGCACCACGGCCGCCACGGTGGAGGCGCACTTCCACTTCGCGTGGGTCAGCTCACCTTGA
- a CDS encoding zinc-dependent alcohol dehydrogenase family protein — MNVYEIRGAFGLENLVRAERPDPTPGPFQVRVRVKATSLNSRDLMMVEGRYNPRQKLPLVPNSDGAGVVDAVGPGVTRVKPGDRVMTLFAQGWQAGEPTKAITATTLGGPLDGALADTVLLHEDGVVPTPAYLSDEEAATLPCAAVTAWSALVTQGGLKAGDTVLVQGTGGVSIFALQIARLFGAHVIVTSSRDDKLERALKLGAQEGINYVTTPDWEKAVRTLTGGVGVDHVVEVGGSGTFEKSLKAVRVGGTVSVIGVLSGGAGSVSLVPILMQNLRVQGVFVGHRQSFEALTRAFALNDIHPVVDRVFPFAEARAAFEHMKQGAHFGKIVIKVS; from the coding sequence ATGAACGTCTACGAGATTCGCGGTGCCTTCGGCCTGGAGAACCTGGTGCGCGCGGAGCGGCCAGACCCCACGCCCGGCCCCTTCCAGGTGCGCGTGCGCGTGAAGGCCACGAGCCTCAACTCGCGCGACCTCATGATGGTGGAGGGCCGCTACAACCCGCGCCAGAAGCTGCCGCTGGTGCCCAACTCGGACGGCGCGGGCGTGGTGGACGCGGTGGGGCCGGGTGTCACCCGCGTGAAGCCCGGCGACCGGGTGATGACGCTGTTCGCGCAGGGATGGCAGGCCGGTGAGCCCACGAAGGCCATCACCGCCACCACGCTGGGCGGGCCGCTGGACGGCGCGCTCGCGGACACGGTGCTCCTGCACGAGGACGGCGTGGTGCCCACGCCCGCGTACCTGTCCGACGAGGAGGCCGCCACGCTGCCGTGCGCGGCGGTGACGGCGTGGAGCGCGCTCGTCACGCAGGGCGGGCTCAAGGCCGGCGACACGGTGCTGGTCCAGGGCACGGGCGGCGTGTCCATCTTCGCGCTGCAGATTGCCCGGCTGTTCGGCGCGCACGTCATCGTCACGTCCAGCCGCGACGACAAGCTGGAGCGGGCCCTGAAGCTGGGCGCGCAGGAGGGCATCAACTACGTCACCACGCCAGACTGGGAGAAGGCGGTGCGCACGCTCACCGGCGGCGTGGGCGTGGACCACGTGGTGGAGGTGGGGGGCTCGGGCACCTTCGAGAAGTCACTCAAGGCGGTGCGCGTGGGCGGCACCGTGTCCGTCATCGGCGTGCTCTCCGGTGGGGCGGGCTCCGTGTCGCTCGTCCCCATCCTGATGCAGAACCTGCGCGTGCAGGGCGTGTTCGTGGGGCACCGTCAGTCCTTCGAGGCCCTCACGCGCGCGTTCGCGCTCAATGACATCCACCCGGTGGTGGACCGCGTGTTCCCCTTCGCGGAGGCGCGCGCCGCCTTCGAGCACATGAAGCAGGGCGCGCACTTCGGGAAGATTGTCATCAAGGTGAGCTGA
- a CDS encoding FadR/GntR family transcriptional regulator, translating into MRMGRGGLVAYVEAQLERDIMQGRLPPGGQFGSEAKLARHYETCRGTIREALRRLAARGLVVQRPGRKTRAVALDESLTLENLGLALHDARTPEARWLLESAFSLKRQVLLELLSDCCARGSELDLNRLADACYKLQDAAHWESGAWCAQVEFELLRLAARVAERPGYVLLVQSLQRAFLGGVAQLLPLMGGELLREWAWCAMRALGERDALALQHKLPVLMKACDERVLAQFAPAVPEAHRAQDCLLDAPAPVVAPAASAAAQDEELATHPDGEEHVPCGLATATARETHPDIEAPGLGHLAPASEAIGDLKVAPRPHAETLPMEPDSEALFPAPAGFDSSEPDEVCVRDMQGAVLGVLSGCRAGRGTSSPMGDPQFEPPSTGALGHTGGAVRNEGGLLHAILGRLRRGAARLLRKASRAWRASGGTPPGRTRRGTAPPPGA; encoded by the coding sequence ATGAGGATGGGGCGGGGCGGACTCGTGGCGTACGTGGAAGCGCAGCTTGAGCGCGACATCATGCAGGGGCGGCTGCCGCCAGGCGGGCAGTTCGGCTCGGAAGCGAAGCTGGCGCGGCACTATGAGACCTGCCGGGGCACCATTCGCGAAGCACTGCGGCGGCTGGCGGCGCGGGGGCTGGTGGTGCAACGCCCCGGACGCAAGACGCGAGCAGTGGCGCTGGATGAGTCGCTGACGCTGGAGAACCTGGGGCTGGCACTGCATGACGCGCGCACCCCGGAAGCCCGGTGGCTCCTGGAGAGCGCCTTCAGCCTCAAGCGGCAGGTGCTGCTGGAGCTCCTGAGCGACTGCTGCGCGAGGGGCTCTGAGCTGGACCTGAACCGGCTGGCGGACGCGTGCTACAAGTTGCAGGACGCGGCACACTGGGAGTCAGGGGCCTGGTGCGCGCAGGTGGAATTCGAGTTGCTGCGGCTGGCGGCCAGGGTGGCGGAGCGTCCCGGGTACGTGCTCCTCGTTCAGTCCCTGCAGCGGGCCTTCCTGGGAGGCGTGGCCCAACTGCTGCCCCTCATGGGCGGAGAGCTGCTACGCGAGTGGGCCTGGTGCGCGATGAGGGCCCTGGGAGAGCGCGACGCGCTGGCCCTCCAGCACAAGCTGCCGGTACTGATGAAGGCGTGCGATGAGCGCGTGCTCGCGCAATTCGCGCCTGCCGTCCCCGAAGCGCACCGCGCCCAGGACTGCCTCCTCGACGCTCCCGCACCGGTAGTCGCGCCTGCTGCGTCAGCTGCCGCGCAAGACGAGGAGCTGGCGACACACCCTGATGGTGAGGAGCACGTCCCTTGCGGCCTCGCGACAGCGACCGCGCGGGAGACGCACCCTGACATCGAGGCGCCGGGCCTCGGCCACCTTGCGCCCGCTTCCGAGGCCATCGGGGACCTCAAGGTTGCGCCCCGCCCCCATGCGGAAACCCTCCCCATGGAACCGGACAGCGAGGCGCTGTTTCCAGCGCCCGCCGGGTTCGACTCCAGCGAGCCTGATGAAGTGTGCGTCAGGGACATGCAGGGCGCGGTCTTGGGAGTCCTGTCCGGCTGCCGGGCAGGTCGGGGCACCTCGTCTCCGATGGGGGACCCGCAGTTCGAGCCTCCATCCACCGGCGCCCTCGGGCACACCGGGGGAGCGGTGCGCAACGAGGGGGGACTGCTCCACGCCATCCTGGGCCGCCTTCGCCGGGGGGCTGCGCGCCTGCTCAGGAAGGCGTCACGCGCATGGCGAGCATCGGGCGGTACACCGCCCGGTAGGACCAGGCGAGGAACAGCTCCGCCGCCAGGAGCATGA